The genomic window CATTATGTGCCTgaggactggcgacctgtccagggtgtcccccgcctttcgcccaatgttagctgggataggctccagccccccgctgaccttgtacacaggataagcggttgacgatggatggatggattatgtgCCTGAAGGTTCAATTTCACCCATAAAGAGGATTGAAAGTGTAATGATGTgtcgttttcatttttttttctctttttaggCTCCAGAGGAAAGTTTGGAGCTGTTTAATGATTTACGGACCTGCATGGAGAAAGCTCAAGCTAAAAAATCTAAAAAGAAGTCTGCAGCAAGTATGAAAAATACTGATGTCCTTTTgacttttgtatttgttttgtattatagTGTAGTGTTTGTACTGAGACTATGCTTGGGGTACATACTAATGGGTGGggtgttgtttgtgtgttatagATGGGAAGAGTTCAGATGAGGAGCCACACTGGGTGGAGGTGGTTGTTGAGATTTTGTTGTCACTCCTGTCTCAGCCCAGTCGACTCGTGCGTAATGTGTGTAAAGCCGTATTTGGACGAATCTGCCCTCACGTCACTCAAGGAGCGCTCAATTCCATCCTGAGCGTAAGGCGATTAATTACAACCAATGTTTATTCTATCATGAGTTTTAGGTTTTTAACTCCATAAAACGTCTTGTGAGTGTTTTTAGTTTTTCATGCCTTTTGTTAATGAGTTTCATTTATTCATTGCAAGTAAACAGGGCAGTTCATGTCTGTGctgtaaaagttacattttaataattttcatgttGTCTTGAAGGTTCTGGACCCAAACAAGGATGAAGATGAAAGTGGTGTTGTAGTTACTGATGAGAAGGAGggagagaagaagaagaaactgAAAAAGGAGGATGAAGACGAAGAGGATCAGGAAGGAATTGAAGGTGACCATGAAGAGGTGAGACTGACCATCCTGaactttttaaatatgaaaaaatatgcaAAGCATTTTACTAATGatcctacatttattctttataAATTTCTGATGTTTTATCTCATCAGGATGAAGAAGCTTCTGATTCTtcagatgatgatggtgatgatgaggaagaggaggatgaaaCCATGGAGGAAGGAGAAGAGGTTGATCAGAACTTCCGTTTGGAGTTGATGAAGGTTCTTCAAGGACAGAATGCTCTGGTATGGCGTTATATTtgccacttaaaggaatattccggggtcaatacaagttgagctcaattgacagcatttgtggcataatgttgattaccacaaaataaatttcgactcatccctccttttctaaatttaaagctaaaatctgggtaacagtgatgcacttacaacggaagtgaatggggtcaatcagtaaacattaaaatactcaaaagtatagccacatgatttaaacaatattagtgttaacatgattttagtgtgataaaattgcggtttatccagttttacaactttggtgagagttgagtgactccagccaggtctcctaagcaaccaaattggcccggttgctagggagggtagagtcacatggggtaacctcctcgtggtcttgattagtggttcttgctctcaatggggtgcatggtaagttgtgcgtggatcgtggagatagcatgagcctccacacgctgtgagtctctgtggtgccATGCATGACGAGCCATATGatgagatgcgcagattgacggtctcaaaagTGGAGgctactgagacttgtcctccgccaccacgaggacctactaagtagtgggaattgggcattccaaaattggggagaaaaggggataaaaaataaaaaatgagagtCTGTGAAAGGATAGATACAAATGTAGTAGATATTCTGTTGTTGTTCAGGCCACAGAGGAGGATGGCAGTGATGAAGAGGAGCTGGATGATGCCGCCATGATGAAGCTGGACGGAAGCCTGGCCGCTCTCTTTCAAGAGCAGCAGAAAAAGATCCAAGCCAAAAAGGACGAGAAGGACCGACTGCGCAAGGAAAAGGTTCTTGTGCGGGACTTCAAGATTAAAGTATGTTATTTATGGCTCATTTGCACTGTTCTACATGCACCGTCATAAATGATCACTTCAAGTGTTTTTGCACTTTGATTatagataaatggatggatgaatgcatGGGGTTTTCTTCTTTGTGGCTAATAGTTATGTTGTATTCAGGTACTGGACATGGTGGAGATGTTCTTGAGTAAACAGGGGAGCAGTGCTCTGGTTCTGGGGATGGTGGAGCCTTTGCTCGGTGTGATCGAGAGCGGAATGAGCTCAGAAACCAGCCAACAGGAACAAGACTACCTGAGCAAGGCCGCGGACATCTTCAGGTGAAAGCTGTGAAGAGTGAAGCCGTTGCTCTTAGCAATTTCCTTCATAAAGAATGACAGTTTTGttgattcatttaattttaaagtttGTTGCTCTCGTCTCTGGTTGGCAGGAACCAGCTTTGTCGTGGGAAGTATTACTGCAGAGATGTTGAAGGGCGGGAGGCGGAGCTCCATGAAATGCTTGAGCGTCTAATTAATCGAGCGCAGAAACTCATAGACTCGTCTGTATCACTTTATTACTTCAGGTGAGGAATTCTGCAACCTTTTGTTCTGAGAGAAAATGAGGAAGCACTTACTAAATTGGTTAGTTTGGTCatttacttgtttttaaatattttatgagtTAATTAGACTAATTGctacaggtataaatctttgataaaagtttgtttacatgccataaaatgtaaacaaatgcaaaCTTTAATGGCAAGAGAAACTttaaagtgtacattgccaaatgaattattagacactatacatggataaaaaaataaataatgctgaagtttaatttgctaaaaaaaaaaaaatcatctcaaAACCGATGTTTTCTCTGGCTATCGTTCAGTCTCTATCGCGCACATGCTGGGTCTCTCTCGTGGTTTCTCTGTTGACACTCtttcagatgacagtgagtgaaTGTTTCGGGTGATTCGAAGAGGTATGGCAGTTTGCCTGTATCTCTCCTACACCTGGCTCACCGCTTgcaggtgaagtctccattccctgtacagtaaatctgctcctgtgtttattatgcacGGAACGTGTTAAGCGTAATGAATAAGCATGCGCTgatccacacaatcagtttctgtgctagaaTGTGCAGTCGAGCGTGTACCTCCTGGAATTTTATATAAGCAAATTTTAACCACattaagttaaaggtgcactcattcaTTTTTTCCTCACTATAATAGTTTAACTgctgaagacatgaattgtaattttgaaacatatgtaggaaatcatgacctctcgcattaaaatgaagattccagtcatatcagtaaccttataaaagctgttttattctacatggagagggtccacacatgggggccgCCATGATAGAATAAcacgaccagccgaatactactcgcttaatctcagtaaccatcctgctatttgacactttcactcattgattaaagtaattataGCTGACtctgaataatacatttctacaatggcatctgaaactgaaaactaatgatttaaataatgctgcatccaagccgctaggtgtcagggTATAAATAAGTTTAATGTAAagcttaaccaaaaagacaaacacacacacaggtgtcagacagctgtctgtaaatctctctctctgtcgcactgccgtcttcagtCGGCCGTTATCCCTCtggagggctaattagcctgattaggagccaggtgtgcggaatcaaaacccgccctccgccctgccacattcctcccttgttacTCTTTCCCTGGGGACGGTTGTGCCTtgcgccccatctgccggcaggtcatccccgtctacctggatgagggaggggacaaggggagggaaacaaaaaaaaattggcacCTACGAAAATGATTGCCCCCAAGTAACATACATGCAGGTTTTTGCCGCATTTTCATTTATTGCCTCATGGAACAAACAGAAATTGGGAAATGGCATGTCGTTACTTACAGCAGATGCCTTAAACCAGCCCCAAAACAATGTAACAAGGTGCAGAGTTGTTGAAATATTCCTCACAGAGCGACATGAGcttctctttcactcacacagacaTGTTGTCTTTGAGACCGCCCGAGTCTCTGCCTGAAGGAAAGAAGCCGTGAGAGAAGAAGCAGTGAGAGATTCTCAGCAAGCAATCCATTTCCAAACAATCCTGGCTTtaaattgcattgtttttatttttgtagtgCTGCACTCTATGTGGTGAAAGTGTTGAGAGGGGTAGTGAGTGAACAGGACTCAAACACGCAGTCAACACTGTCTGAGGTACACCACCAACTCAAATTACACATCGTGTCTTCTTTTCAGTTAGAGTCCTGATGTTGATTAAATAACTGttaatgtgtgtgttgtgtgcaggTAAAACTTATGGGGAATGTGGATGTTGAGAGGGTCACATCTTGTTTCAAAGACGCTCTGACGTCTTTCATGACACGGAGGAAAAGCCCTCTCACCGGAGCCATGTTCATCGATCTCTTCAACAGGTTCCCTGTGAGTCTATAGAAAAACTATTCTTAAATTCAATATGAAACGGCAATCGCAACTCTCGAAATTGCATCCTCGAAAGTGATGTTTTTCTAAGTGCAACAGAATAAATGGTAGGCAAAAtgatagcttcagtcaccattcactgtaatagattttttttttatatacaatgacagtgaatggtgactgaagctatcaTTTTGCCTACCATTAATTCTTTAAATTCtttgaattttcattgttgggtaaaCCAAACCCTTAAAGACTGGGCTGACAATTAttaaatgttgactttaaaagaGCACATGACAATTGCAGTTGGTTATTATctactaattatatatatatataaataattagtaTATTATGAAAGCTGTTAAATCACAGCATGTTCATCTTATTGGGCCATAATTATTTCAGGTGTTGTGTGTGAAGCTGTTGGACACTGCTGTGGAAAACATCACAGGTGGACTGCGGGAACATCAGCAGGTAAATCCCTGTTGCCTCCTTGGGACCCTTATATTTAAAGTTGATTATGAATTGAAACACTGGTGATCATTACTTAGTTTTTTTATTGACTTCTGGGTTATTTTAGGGTCAGGCGTGCACCATGGTGTTCAGGGCCCTACAGTCTAAAGAAGTGAAAAACCTCATGTCTGATGCTCAATGGACTGAGCTGTATCAGAAGATTGTGGAGCAACTCTCTAAGGTAGATTACTCTGCATATTTTAACCACTGAATCTTCACTATCTAAGCTCAAGTGTCTCAAAATTCAAACTTTTGTAACGGTTCATCTCAACATTAGGAGCAATCATgtccaggtcttctaagcaaccaaattggtccggttgctagggagggtagagtcacatggggtaacctcctcgtggttgctataatgtggtttgctctcagttGGCACGTGGCGAGTTGGGCATGGATGACGCGGTGGaatgcgtgaagcctccacacgcgctatatctCCGTGGCAAAGCACTCAAGCCACGTAAAAAGAGGCGCTGGTTGACGGTCATAGACATTGAGGCAGCTGGGAGATGTGATCTGCCACAcagattgaggcaaatcactacgcGACCATGAGGACTAATTGCAGTTTCGAtttctgccccctgctgaaaataggtggtacttcaagcttaaaaTATGGTCGGGGGACATAATTGCGTTAactttttaacgtgttattttttagataattaatgacactgaattaacgtgttaaatcgacagccctactaaaaACGTCAAGTGATTAGTGATAGACCGATTAATTTAtcaggccgattaatcggccaatatAGGTCTTgctaatgtataaaatcatcatGGACACGGATTACATTTATATCATCTTGTGTTTTAGACTAGATTTTTTAAAGGTTTCTCTTTTTGGACAACCAACCTGCAAACGTTTCTAAAATTAagtaacatatttttttatttttcacactccagagttttgaaaatgtgcaGTGTAAGAACAAAACGGTTCACGAGAAGATGGTCCGATCACTGGAACTCTGTCAGTACTTGGTCAAAACTGTTAGAAATCAGGTAACGCATTTCTGTTTTCACTTCTACTCTACAATTCTTCTAACCAGAGATCAGGAATATTCAACAAATGTTTAAGCATTCTGAAAATTGAGTTTAATAAGTGTGAATcgttttttgttctctctgtgcAGAAGATGGAAGTGAATCTTGATTGTCTTAAGAATGTTCTTAAGTCCATGAATGCAGAAGGAAACTTGCAGAAAGCAGGACAGCTGGAGGACACATACTGGAGTGTCGTGAGATTATTTGGCATTAtgtaagtgtatatatattttcatttatttatttttgttctgtaCTCACTCAGTTTGTCAAATCTTTCTGGTTTATTGAAACATTTGCTCCCTATAAATTCCCAGACTGCATTGTCAGTGTCAACATCTGTGTTTTGCTCTGTTTAGGAAACCCAAGGTAGAAAAGGTGAAGAAAATTGTTGAGACCGAGCAGAAAGCAGAGACCACAAAGAAAAAGAAGGGGTTTCTCCCTGAGACAAAGAAACGCAAAAACCGTAAGAAGCCAGCTGTTCTGGAGGGTAAAGAGATGCTGACCTCCAGAGAAACTCCCGAAGGAGCGTCAGGAGAGCAGGGcaagaagaaaaggaaaaagaagaacaaGAAAAGGAAACGGCAAGGAGGAGAAGAGACACAAGCTCAGCCGCCTGTAAAGAAAGCCAAAACAAAACAGCCACAAAACAAGTAGAGAAAAAGAAGAGGACAGCAGAAGCGTGATGGAAAATAAATGGACAATATGATAAACAGGACTGTTATTATTTCATATATCTGTATTTGGCTTTTGGAGTGTTTGTAATGACTCGCTTGATATGATGTTTGTAAAAGTAATAGATGAATAACTTAAAAGGCTTTTTGTAGTTTTTGCATGTTCCAATTACAGTTAGTTTGATGTTGTCGATATTGatggatttaaaggaatattcctttatgttcAATTTGAGctcaatgcagaacatttttggcataacattgatttaaaaataaataaataaatggactcAAACTGCCTCAAAAGAAGAA from Xyrauchen texanus isolate HMW12.3.18 chromosome 3, RBS_HiC_50CHRs, whole genome shotgun sequence includes these protein-coding regions:
- the mybbp1a gene encoding LOW QUALITY PROTEIN: myb-binding protein 1A-like protein (The sequence of the model RefSeq protein was modified relative to this genomic sequence to represent the inferred CDS: inserted 1 base in 1 codon), with protein sequence MVAVMQKNMGEIENSTARPKVTDSKGILKQNREFLDYFWDIAKPEREIRLKAVENLIEHLKNSEKSDELQYSLKRLVDGLSHTRDDAXSGYSVALAQLLSMFAEISLKSTLDSIKEKHNLQAVKKKVIRNAVFGNFFGVLALSQSTRLHKEPQVLLECVQLLQSLAQYREHLKDLPRKTMVDILSETSQEVFEEVLLSALKSDLTSALNTPEQLELLLVAIQKFPSVLKPKKLKKLLGTTTVITKENMSKLVEVLKMAARSVKKDNMLPAVALDLLQASLREENFEMFWNEAIITGMMSEMPGPTHYLSFRLLGAALPLLSVPQLQFVLSGDVMRCYGEHILSAQMPDRFKFAPEMDRYVSEFMQSCSDSDKQLAVVLGFSQLTNQGYPVVPSYWKVLEHMMPSAVQQYVVWLKKAFCKPQLDKCLEFSTRKQKGNQESVLDNDSCVARFRKWIIPRLTCIVENHQIKKEEDLVISVARFIFFHGFFDVKKPTPEIPETKLALSVPIDQQTRSNVSSAFYSLLQSLNSMPVFGDSTDSVGLNTRRIMGVKADGDMWIYSLVQYAAMLLNQNKYVQSVHTFSPEQRRAWNSMLESVEALRKKAKKSSTSEHAAFQHLFLLVGIQMFKAPEESLELFNDLRTCMEKAQAKKSKKKSAANGKSSDEEPHWVEVVVEILLSLLSQPSRLVRNVCKAVFGRICPHVTQGALNSILSVLDPNKDEDESGVVVTDEKEGEKKKKLKKEDEDEEDQEGIEGDHEEDEEASDSSDDDGDDEEEEDETMEEGEEVDQNFRLELMKVLQGQNALATEEDGSDEEELDDAAMMKLDGSLAALFQEQQKKIQAKKDEKDRLRKEKVLVRDFKIKVLDMVEMFLSKQGSSALVLGMVEPLLGVIESGMSSETSQQEQDYLSKAADIFRNQLCRGKYYCRDVEGREAELHEMLERLINRAQKLIDSSVSLYYFSAALYVVKVLRGVVSEQDSNTQSTLSEVKLMGNVDVERVTSCFKDALTSFMTRRKSPLTGAMFIDLFNRFPVLCVKLLDTAVENITGGLREHQQGQACTMVFRALQSKEVKNLMSDAQWTELYQKIVEQLSKSFENVQCKNKTVHEKMVRSLELCQYLVKTVRNQKMEVNLDCLKNVLKSMNAEGNLQKAGQLEDTYWSVVRLFGIMKPKVEKVKKIVETEQKAETTKKKKGFLPETKKRKNRKKPAVLEGKEMLTSRETPEGASGEQGKKKRKKKNKKRKRQGGEETQAQPPVKKAKTKQPQNK